From Epinephelus lanceolatus isolate andai-2023 chromosome 12, ASM4190304v1, whole genome shotgun sequence, the proteins below share one genomic window:
- the LOC117271418 gene encoding transferrin receptor protein 1 — translation MDQARSTISKIFNGEPHSYTRFNLTQNMEGDNSQVEMKLASDVDEEVGGNGVGEHLNHNSTRKPYVAQKLGRTPKNLCFMAAAILLIFIIGYLIGYLVHRKKDAAPICSASMVRVKGPIPHETGAAALMDWDDVKNLLAQKVSADKFESVFNELSLNEHRAGSSGDEFLANKVVKKFKEYGMMTWTDEHFVKVQDPPATGSNRFSFKNGSDERPEGFLSYSANGVVTGAVLYGFYGQENDLKLLRDKSINLTGRVLLVRAGRISFAEKVANAAKMGASAVLIYPDPEDYPIGDNTPLFGHVHMGSGDPYTPGFPSFNHTQFPPVQSSGLPKILAQTITAGMATNILRQLGGQNVPDGWGGLNKLGDLSDVITVEVRNVLTEKKINNVFGVIKGFVDADRYVVIGAQRDAWGPGFATSTVGTSVLVELARSISDMVKNDGFKPRRSIVFASWSAGEYGSVGATEWLEGYLSSLSMKAFAYIDLDGVVTGQKGFKVAASPLMHSLIESTLTEVKTKTGTLSSQYARGNWESNVLEPLKLDSAAYPFLAFTGIPSVSFGFTAGNSDYQFFGTKLDTRDRLNIATGNQVPQLAKTSTQFAGHMVLRLVHDHLLRMDLMKYDKIIRTHVAQINGKVKAVQRMQPQLLPKALTMQWLMSASGSYSRASRQLASDIQNSDLEDIEMCRVINDRIMTVERNFLSPYVSPRESPFRHILLGSGPPTLKALSNHLEALRTDHPDADADLFRNQFALATWTIQGCANSLAGDIWAMDNAI, via the exons TTTAACGGGGAGCCCCACTCCTACACCCGTTTCAACCTGACCCAGAACATGGAAGGCGATAACAGCCAGGTGGAGATGAAGCTGGCGTCCGACGTGGACGAAGAGGTTGGAGGAAATGGCGTGGGAGAGCACCTCAATCACAActccacccgcaaaccttacgTGGCTCAAAAGCTTGGACGCACACCGAAGAACCTCTGCTTCATGGCAGCAGCCATCCTCCTCATCTTTATCATCG GGTACTTGATTGGCTACCTGGTTCATCGGAAGAAGGATGCAGCTCCTATCTGCTCAGCCTCCATGGTCCGTGTCAAGGGGCCCATTCCCCATGAGACAGGTGCTGCCGCCCTGATGGACTGGGACGATGTCAAAAACCTCCTCGCTCAGAAAGTCTCTGCAGACAAATTTGAATCTGTCTTCAA TGAGTTGTCCCTTAACGAACACCGGGCTGGTTCTTCGGGTGACGAGTTTCTGGCGAACAAGGTGGTCAAGAAGTTTAAAGAGTACGGCATGATGACCTGGACCGATGAGCACTTTGTTAAGGTTCAGGACCCCCCAGCTACTGGCTCCAACAGATTTAGTTTCAAGAATGGGAGCGATGAGCGCCCAGAGGGATTCCTGTCCTACAGTGCCAACGGAGTAGTAACG GGTGCTGTCTTGTATGGATTTTACGGGCAGGAAAATGACTTGAAGTTGCTGCGGGACAAGAGCATTAACCTGACTGGCAGGGTGCTGCTGGTCAGAGCTGGTCGGATCAGCTTTGCCGAGAAG GTGGCCAATGCTGCCAAAATGGgtgcctctgctgttttgaTCTACCCAGACCCCGAGGATTACCCTATCGGAGACAACACTCCGCTTTTTGGACAT GTCCACATGGGTTCAGGTGATCCCTACACCCCAGGCTTCCCCTCCTTCAACCACACCCAGTTTCCACCTGTCCAGTCTTCAGGTCTTCCGAAAATCTTGGCCCAGACCATCACAGCAGGCATGGCCACCAATATTCTGAG GCAGCTGGGGGGTCAGAATGTGCCGGATGGGTGGGGCGGTCTCAACAAACTGGGAGACTTGAGCGATGTTATCACCGTGGAAGTCAGGAACGTCCTCACTGAGAAAAAGATAAACaacgtctttggggtcatcaaaGGCTTTGTGGATGCAG ATCGATATGTTGTTATTGGCGCCCAGAGGGACGCATGGGGTCCAGGTTTTGCCACATCGACAGTTGGCACCAGCGTCCTCGTTGAACTGGCACGTTCCATCTCAGATATGGTGAAGAATG ACGGATTCAAACCGCGGAGAAGCATTGTGTTTGCGAGCTGGAGTGCTGGAGAATATGGGAGTGTTGGTGCCACCGAGTGGCTGGAG GGCTATCTTTCCTCTCTGAGCATGAAAGCATTCGCCTACATCGATCTGGATGGAGTTGTAACAg GTCAGAAAGGATTTAAAGTGGCGGCCAGTCCTTTGATGCACAGCCTGATCGAGAGCACTCTGACTGAG GTGAAGACCAAGACAGGGACTCTCTCTTCTCAATATGCAAGGGGAAACTGGGAATCAAATGT GTTGGAGCCTCTGAAGTTGGATAGTGCTGCCTATCCTTTCCTTGCCTTTACTGGCATTCCCTCAGTCTCTTTTGGTTTCACCGCTGGTAACTCA GACTACCAGTTCTTTGGCACAAAGCTGGACACCCGGGACAGACTGAACATAGCTACGGGCAACCAGGTTCCTCAGCTGGCTAAAACATCGACCCAGTTCGCAGGTCACATGGTGCTCAGGCTGGTCCATGATCATCTGCTGCGGATGGACCTGATGAAGTACGACAAGATCATACGTACTCACGTGGCTCAGATCAACGGGAAGGTCAAGGCTGTTCAGAGG ATGCAGCCCCAGCTGCTGCCCAAGGCTCTGACAATGCAGTGGTTGATGTCGGCCTCCGGCTCCTACAGCCGTGCCTCTCGCCAGCTGGCGTCAGACATCCAGAACAGTGACCTGGAGGACATTGAGATGTGCCGTGTCATCAATGACCGCATAATGACG GTGGAAAGGAACTTCCTGTCCCCCTACGTGTCTCCCAGAGAGAGTCCTTTCCGCCACATCCTGCTGGGCTCCGGACCTCCCACTCTCAAGGCCCTGTCCAACCACCTTGAAGCTCTCAGGACCGACCACCCTGACGCAGACGCCGACCTGTTCCGTAACCAGTTTGCCCTGGCGACCTGGACCATTCAGGGCTGTGCCAACTCGCTGGCAGGGGACATCTGGGCTATGGATAATGCAATCTAA